The following proteins are encoded in a genomic region of Triticum dicoccoides isolate Atlit2015 ecotype Zavitan chromosome 1B, WEW_v2.0, whole genome shotgun sequence:
- the LOC119306550 gene encoding ervatamin-B-like, with amino-acid sequence MKIHLLTLSMGMLVLALAPAASSIDFTSAELSSEESTRQLYERWCKKYPDGRGCKDDDKSGRLDIFRSRAQEINIMNTGVIHNRRRLNEFSDITDDEFKETFGSCFLKSREELLEHDVITGDQFTFANDDIPDYVDWASRGAVTQVMNQGSCGACWAFAAAGAVEGIHMIENGILMQLSVQELLDCSISRGCDGGNAVKAFNHVIDADGIAKWEDNPYVATRLNCHKAQKVVTIGGYKFVPRFNETALEQAVASQPVVVSVDTTGWAKHYRAGRVFSGPCGQRPGHQALLVGYGTAQEQDIDGSNYTIDYWKIKNSWGIHRGEKGYYRLERGYEETGGLCGILRFAMYPVEPIELID; translated from the coding sequence ATGAAGATCCATCTTCTTACCTTGTCAATGGGAATGCTTGTGCTGGCCCTCGCGCCTGCGGCCAGTAGCATCGACTTCACCAGCGCCGAGCTGTCGTCGGAGGAGTCCACACGGCAGCTCTACGAGCGCTGGTGCAAGAAGTACCCGGATGGTCGGGGCTGCAAGGACGACGACAAGTCCGGGAGGCTGGACATCTTCAGGTCGCGAGCGCAGGAGATCAACATCATGAACACGGGTGTCATCCACAACCGCCGGCGCCTGAACGAGTTCTCGGACATAACCGATGACGAGTTCAAGGAGACCTTCGGATCCTGCTTCCTCAAAAGCAGAGAGGAGCTGCTAGAGCACGACGTCATCACCGGCGACCAGTTCACCTTCGCCAACGACGACATCCCCGACTACGTCGACTGGGCTTCTCGGGGCGCCGTGACACAAGTCATGAACCAAGGTTCATgcggggcctgctgggccttcgcgGCGGCAGGGGCAGTGGAGGGTATACACATGATAGAAAATGGCATCCTGATGCAGTTAAGTGTGCAGGAACTTCTGGACTGCAGTATCAGCAGGGGATGCGATGGGGGCAATGCTGTGAAGGCATTCAACCATGTGATTGATGCCGACGGCATCGCAAAGTGGGAGGACAACCCGTACGTGGCCACGAGGTTGAACTGCCACAAGGCCCAGAAGGTGGTCACCATCGGCGGGTACAAGTTTGTCCCGCGATTCAATGAGACGGCACTTGAGCAGGCTGTGGCATCACAGCCTGTAGTGGTGTCTGTTGATACCACGGGGTGGGCTAAGCACTATCGGGCAGGCAGAGTGTTTAGCGGGCCTTGTGGACAGAGGCCTGGACACCAAGCGCTCCTGGTAGGGTATGGGACGGCGCAGGAGCAAGATATAGATGGAAGCAACTATACCATAGATTACTGGAAGATCAAGAATTCGTGGGGCATCCACCGGGGGGAGAAGGGTTACTATAGATTGGAGCGTGGCTATGAAGAAACCGGTGGGTTATGCGGCATCCTCCGCTTTGCGATGTATCCTGTAGAACCAATTGAATTGATTGACTAA